The Sphingobacterium bambusae genome includes a window with the following:
- the def gene encoding peptide deformylase, producing the protein MKYTLYLVLLLLGTKLSFGQSYQQHIEDFRKQQLTSLSQQAKGPIAQHNLQFLAYYQPDESFKVQATVENLYNEPSFRMPTSDGTSKEFKRFAWVHFTLKGQQFSLPIYENVSLFQSNVQSSYLFFPILDKTTGEATYESGRYIDVKKQDIVDGKLTIDFNKAYNPYCAYSSGYRCPQPPKENYLAIAIEAGEKKYTGPKNQREQDSSMAKNFTDKEKKLITAGKANEKMYVLQTTVKRDSLILRTQSDDIKHDDPSLPLLMSRMLATVHDPSHPGVGIAAPQVGVNKNLIWVQRFDKTAQPFEVYINPKIIWRSKLLRKGAEGCLSIPDRKEDVIRNYSIKLQYVDRKSGKTVEELVEGFSAVIFQHEVDHLYGILYPDRLEEQQTKENVLLNEHIQFYSEKGSIVP; encoded by the coding sequence ATGAAATATACCCTTTATTTGGTTTTACTTTTGCTGGGCACGAAACTGAGCTTCGGACAAAGTTACCAGCAACACATTGAGGATTTTAGAAAGCAACAACTAACGAGCTTGTCTCAACAAGCTAAAGGCCCTATTGCCCAGCATAACCTCCAATTTTTGGCGTACTACCAGCCCGATGAATCATTCAAAGTACAGGCTACGGTGGAGAATCTCTACAATGAACCTAGCTTCCGTATGCCCACATCAGATGGCACAAGCAAGGAGTTCAAGCGCTTCGCATGGGTACATTTTACATTAAAAGGCCAACAATTCAGCTTGCCTATTTACGAAAATGTCAGCCTGTTTCAGTCAAATGTACAGTCATCCTATCTATTTTTTCCTATATTAGATAAAACGACCGGCGAAGCGACGTATGAAAGTGGGCGCTATATCGATGTAAAGAAGCAAGATATCGTTGACGGCAAATTGACCATTGATTTTAACAAGGCGTATAATCCGTACTGCGCTTACAGTTCGGGATACCGATGTCCACAGCCCCCAAAAGAGAATTACCTAGCAATCGCTATCGAAGCCGGCGAAAAAAAATACACAGGACCCAAAAATCAACGCGAACAGGACAGTAGCATGGCGAAGAATTTCACAGATAAAGAAAAGAAGCTGATAACGGCGGGCAAAGCCAACGAAAAGATGTATGTTTTACAGACGACAGTGAAACGTGATTCCCTTATTTTGCGTACACAGTCTGATGATATCAAACATGACGACCCCAGCTTACCGCTCCTGATGTCAAGGATGTTGGCCACCGTGCACGATCCGTCCCATCCGGGAGTAGGCATTGCCGCACCACAAGTCGGTGTAAACAAAAACCTAATATGGGTGCAACGCTTTGACAAGACGGCGCAGCCTTTCGAAGTGTATATCAATCCTAAAATAATCTGGCGGTCAAAGCTTTTACGTAAGGGCGCTGAAGGATGCTTATCCATTCCCGATCGTAAAGAAGACGTCATCCGGAATTATAGCATCAAATTGCAATATGTGGACAGGAAAAGTGGAAAAACCGTTGAAGAACTCGTCGAGGGATTCTCCGCAGTGATTTTCCAACATGAGGTAGATCATCTCTATGGAATCCTCTACCCTGATCGGTTAGAAGAGCAGCAAACAAAAGAAAATGTTCTACTCAATGAGCATATTCAATTTTATTCGGAGAAAGGAAGTATTGTTCCATAG
- the ruvX gene encoding Holliday junction resolvase RuvX, with protein sequence MRIMAFDYGTKRIGIAVTDPLQIIATALTTVHPEKIWDFLSAYLATEQVETFVVGKPLQMDGSASESAQHVTGFVRKLRKTFPGIQVVEVDERFTSKMAAGVIAQSGKKKSKRQEKGLLDTVSATIILQTFMETKF encoded by the coding sequence ATGCGCATAATGGCATTTGATTATGGTACCAAAAGGATCGGTATTGCCGTGACAGACCCGTTGCAGATTATTGCAACGGCATTGACAACGGTGCACCCGGAAAAGATTTGGGATTTTCTATCCGCATATCTCGCTACCGAGCAGGTGGAGACTTTTGTGGTAGGCAAACCCCTACAAATGGATGGGTCGGCTTCAGAATCGGCGCAGCATGTGACTGGTTTTGTCCGCAAACTTCGCAAGACATTTCCGGGTATACAAGTGGTCGAAGTCGATGAGCGCTTTACCTCTAAAATGGCAGCAGGCGTTATTGCGCAAAGCGGCAAAAAGAAAAGCAAGCGTCAGGAAAAGGGACTGCTGGATACCGTATCAGCAACCATTATCCTACAGACTTTTATGGAAACTAAATTTTAA
- a CDS encoding glutaminyl-peptide cyclotransferase, translating to MKINQLASVIAIGTLLFAGCKSQQGKFEFLSPKSGETIVLGQKVAVRMHFPDTTIDSVVYAIDGEVIDRKQDTSMVTLDTESIGLGARNLVAKVYKAGKEDVAYSNVTIVPESPRQYTFEKINEYPHDTEAFTQGLEYNNGVLYESTGAGNQLISSIRRVNLKTGEVLQKKEFVGKSANGQDYFGEGMTIVGSNIIMLTWLNNEGFVLNKTSFEQVSSFSYQNSKEGWGLCYDGTRLIKSDGSNKLYFIDPTSFQEIGMVAVYGSEGPQDSLNELEFIDGKVYANVYGKDIIVIIDPNSGAIEGQLNLMGLHSHASQTDKELNGIAYDSVNKRLLVTGKQWDKLYEINVVAR from the coding sequence ATGAAAATAAATCAGCTTGCAAGTGTAATCGCAATAGGCACCTTGTTGTTCGCGGGGTGTAAATCCCAGCAGGGTAAATTCGAATTTTTGTCTCCGAAATCTGGAGAAACTATTGTGCTTGGGCAAAAGGTTGCCGTACGCATGCATTTCCCGGATACCACGATTGATTCTGTTGTATACGCAATAGACGGAGAGGTAATTGACCGCAAACAAGATACTTCCATGGTAACCTTGGACACTGAATCCATCGGTCTAGGGGCTCGAAATTTAGTGGCAAAGGTCTACAAAGCTGGCAAGGAAGATGTTGCTTACAGCAACGTTACTATTGTGCCAGAGTCTCCACGGCAATATACCTTTGAGAAAATTAACGAGTATCCGCACGATACCGAGGCGTTTACCCAAGGATTGGAGTATAATAATGGTGTATTGTATGAATCAACAGGTGCGGGAAACCAGCTGATATCATCGATTCGCCGCGTGAACCTGAAGACAGGCGAAGTATTGCAAAAAAAGGAATTCGTAGGAAAGAGCGCCAACGGACAAGACTATTTTGGGGAAGGCATGACCATTGTCGGCAGCAACATTATTATGCTCACTTGGTTGAACAATGAAGGCTTCGTTTTGAATAAGACTTCTTTCGAGCAAGTTTCTTCTTTTTCCTATCAGAATAGTAAGGAAGGTTGGGGGCTTTGCTACGATGGAACTCGCCTTATCAAATCAGATGGGTCGAACAAGCTATATTTTATAGATCCAACAAGCTTTCAAGAGATAGGGATGGTTGCTGTATATGGGAGCGAAGGACCGCAGGATTCCTTAAATGAATTGGAATTTATCGATGGTAAGGTTTATGCAAATGTCTATGGGAAAGATATCATTGTCATTATTGATCCGAACAGTGGAGCTATTGAGGGACAACTTAATCTGATGGGTTTACACAGTCATGCATCACAAACCGACAAAGAGTTAAACGGTATTGCCTACGATAGCGTTAACAAAAGGCTATTGGTGACCGGAAAACAATGGGATAAACTGTACGAGATAAATGTCGTAGCGCGTTAA